The Paenalkalicoccus suaedae sequence TGACGGTTCGGAATGTCGAGGGTGACGGATTAAAACCCATGATTGCTGACATGATGAAAGGATGGAACCGCCTTTTCGGATATAAACGAGTTAAGGTAGCGACTTTAGGTTATTTCAGAGCTTTAGAGATTACCAAAAATCACGAAGAAGATACATATCATCCGCATTTTCATGTGTTGTTGCCTGTGAAGAAAAGCTATTTTACTCACAATTACATTAAGCAGTCTGAGTGGACGAGCTTATGGAAAAGGGCGATGAAACTGGACTACACGCCGATTGTTGATATCCGAAGAGTCAAGGGAAGAGCTAAAATTGATGCCGAACAGATTGAGAGCGATGTGCGGGAAGCCATGATGGAGCAAAAAGCTGTTCTTGAAATCTCTAAATATCCGGTTAAAGATACGGATGTTGTGCGCGGCAATAAGGTGACAGAAGACAATCTGAACACGGTGTTTTATTTGGATGATGCGCTTTCTGCCCGCCGGCTTATTGGTTACGGTGGCATCTTGAAGGAAATTCATAAAGAACTAAACCTCGGTGATGCGGAGGACGGCGATCTCGTCAAGATTGAGGAAGAAGATGACGAGGTGGCGAACGAAGCATTTGAAGTTATGGCTTACTGGCATCCAGGCATTAAAAATTACATAATCAGATAAAAAGCAGGCGTTGTTCCTGCTTTTTTTATACTCTAATAGTCAAATCAAGAGTTAATTTTAGATGTAATTGTGAGAATTAGAGTGGCTGACCAGTATTTGAAACTTCTTGGGCTACTTTCTTAACTTTATATTAAAACTATGTATATATGTGTTGTTTTTTCTATTATTTTGATATTATTTACAAGTATTGAAATTTTGCTAGGAGGGAAAGTTTTTATGGTTACCACGATTGGTAAAAGTAAGATGTGGGTAGGTATTATTGTTGTATTATCTTTATTATTGGTATCTTTTTCGCCTGCTGTAAAGGCTGATACTAAGGATAAATATTATTCTACAACTTCTACCCAATCTTCAACAAAAAGTTATCGTAAAGCTAATACTAGTGGGGTCTATGTGAAAGTACTTAAAGCTGGACGTTCTCGTGATGTTGCTATTTCAGTTTTTGCTGATGCGAACAAAGGGAAAGGAAAGCCACATTGGGTAAATGTTTCTGGTAGCGATGGCGCTACTCTGGGAAAATACGTGACTGCAGGGCATACATATCATCTTACAAACTATGCTGTAGAACGTTATGGAAAGAATGTTCCTATACAATTATTTGTTTCTAATGGTTCTGGCAAAAAAGTTGAATTTTATTGGAGTCCCGATTGTAGATAGTCCAAATAGCAGATGATGAAAAAGCAGGATTAATCCTGCTTTTTTATTTTTGTTTTGGTAAAATGTGATAAGCGGGTTTTGAAATATAGAGGAGGAAATTTCTTTGACAAAAGAGAAAGTTTTCAAAAAGAAAAGCTCTATTTTAGAGTGGGGCAAGGCTATTGTGATAGCTGTTATACTTGCTCTTCTTATTCGGAATTTTTTGTTTGAGCCATATGTGGTAGAAGGGAAGTCTATGGATCCCACTTTGGTTGATTCTGAAAGATTATTTGTAAATAAGACTGTGAAGTATACAGGTAATTTTAAACGAGGGGATATAATAATTTTAAACGGAAAGGAAAAAAGCACACATTATGTGAAGCGATTAATTGGTTTACCTGGAGACACTGTAGAAATGAAGAATGACCACCTTTTTATTAATGGAAATGAAGTTAAGGAACCATATCTTTCTTATAATAAAGAAAATGCTAAGAAAGTGGGTATAAACCTTACAGGAGATTTTGGACCAATTAAAGTTCCAAAAGATAAATATTTTGTTATGGGCGATAACCGACAAGAATCAATGGATAGTCGTAATGGGCTTGGACTCTTTACTAAAGATGATATTCAGGGAACCGAAGAGTTCGTATTTTTTCCATTTAGTAATATGCGAAAAGCTAAATAATTTTTAGACCGAAACAGGCTATAAGGTCTGTTTTTTCATTTTGTTATGAACATTTAGCACACAGATCAAAGTTTTCATAGTTTGAATGCTTTGATAGCAGCAAAGGGTATTTCTGATTTTCTGCCGATCTCTCATCGGCGGAAAAGTCGGGTCGGCGGACAGCCGACAAGTGGCACGAACTTTCGATGCGACAGCGAGAATGAGAGAGCCACCAGCACCGCAGGTCGCACGTCCAAATTTGCCATGGGCATAATTTGGTGTAGTGCGTTACACCAAAGATAAACTTTGTGTTACCATAACCCCTATACAGTGGTCTGAATCGGGGGTTTTTCTCATGGCAAATTATGCAGTCATCAGGATGGAAAAATACAAAAAAGATAGATTGAATGGAACGCAAAAACACAATCAGCGGGAGTTTCAAAAAAGCAAAAATGAAAATATTGATCGGGAGCGGACGCACTTAAATTATGATCTAGTGAACGAGAAACCGATTAGCTATTCAAAAGCGATTCATGAAAAAATTGAGGGGCGAGTCAAACGGAAGGTCCGAGCGGATGCTGTTTTGGTCAGCGAATTTTTGATCACGGCAAGTCCTGACTATATGAATGGGCTGAGCGATGAGGAGCAGCGGCGCTATTTTGAAACAGCGGTTGATCATTTGAAAGAGAAATACAGCGCTGAAAACATGCTTTATGCTACAGTCCATATGGATGAAGCGACTCCTCATATGCATGTTGGTATTGTACCGATCACAGAGGACGGCCGACTCTCTGCGAAAGATTTTTTTAATGGCAAATTGAAGATGAAAGCCATTCAAGATGATTTTCATCGGCACATGGTTGAAAACGGTTTTGACCTGGTGCGCGGCGAACCAAGCGAAAAGAAGCATGAGAATGTTCACCAGTATAAAATAAATCAGCGGCAAGCGGAGCTTGAGCGGCTTAATGCTGAAATTGCTTTAAAGGAAAAGCAGAGAGAGGAACTGGAAAAGCAAAACAAAGCTGTTCAAGCAGTTATAGAAGTGAAAAAAGAATCGCTGACAGCTAAGGCTGAAGAGTTGAAAATGCCGACTATTGAACATGAAAAAGCGTGGCTCAAAAAGGATAAAGTCATTGTGCCAGAGCGGGAACTCCATGCTTTGTATGCCTATGCGGAGCAGAAAACTAAAACGGCAGCCGAGTTGGCGGGGCAATTGAAGTCGGAAACGCAGGAAAAGGAGCGCTGGCAGTCTATCGCCCGGCAGGAAGCAGATCGGGCGGATGAAAAAGACCAACGGCTTCAGGAACTGCAGAGTAGGATCCATTCAGAAGTTGAAGCGTCCAAAAAGGAAATGCGGCGCAAGCTTGCAAAGGAATTTACGGAAGAACAGCGTCAGGATCTTCGGCAGGAAGTGAAAGAGGAACTGACGACTTTACGAACGGAAAACGAGGAACTGTCAGCTGAAAATAAAGTTTTGATCATTCAAAGAAATAGCGAAGCTGCGGAGAGCCTAAAACTAAAACAGGAACTTGATAAGAGAAACGGGCAGTATGCTGAGGTTTTGAGTTTCGCCAAGAAGCAGAATCAAACGCTTGAAAAAGTGGCTGGAGAAAACAAGGCGTTAAAAAAAGAAAATAAGACACTAAAAGAGAGAGTTGCCGTACTGGAACAATGGAAAGACAAAATGGTTCAGTGGGCTAAAGAAAAATTACCAAAGATGCGGAAATTAGCGGCATCGTTTTTCCGTACGGCTGGAATGCCTAGAGAAGCCAATAAATACAAGGACAATGAATTAGAGCGGTGAAAACGGGCAATCAATTGCCCTTCCAAAATTTCCACCACTTTTTTTGTTTGGTGGCTGCGATCATTTTTTGTGTCTCAAGGGACTCACGTAATGCAGCGGTGAGTGTCTCGTGCCTTTCTTGCTGTCTTTTTTCGAATCGTTCCATCCGTTCTGCCATGTGGCGGTTGAATTCTTCCTGTCGTTTCATGAATTCGACTAAAGGATTGTCCTGTAGCGATGTAGCGGTATCCGATATGGTCAGTTTAGAACGATATAAGCTTGCTATGTGCTTTACCGTTTCGTCGAGTGAGTGTCCATTGATCTTAGTCATTGTACATAGATACTCTAAAGTCTTTACGTCATCCTCGGTATAGAGTCGCCATCCTTTCGAATCTTTATTGAACGAGTAGCCTTGTTCTTCAAGCATACTGGCATACTTGCGGACAGTTACTGGCTCTATACCGAGGTGTTTTGCGACGTCCTTTGATGATAATTTGATTCCCATATCCATAACGTATCACCTCGTAAAAAGGGTTCGCTATAGTGAGGGCAAAGCCCTTTA is a genomic window containing:
- a CDS encoding protein rep; translation: MYSSENDYIILEDKTATGKKRDWKGKKRRTNLMAEHYEALQSKTGIPYYGKKAEKLCSCAECLSFKRDPETGKLKLYQAQFCKVRLCPMCAWRRSLKIAYHNKLIVEEANRQYGCGWIFLTLTVRNVEGDGLKPMIADMMKGWNRLFGYKRVKVATLGYFRALEITKNHEEDTYHPHFHVLLPVKKSYFTHNYIKQSEWTSLWKRAMKLDYTPIVDIRRVKGRAKIDAEQIESDVREAMMEQKAVLEISKYPVKDTDVVRGNKVTEDNLNTVFYLDDALSARRLIGYGGILKEIHKELNLGDAEDGDLVKIEEEDDEVANEAFEVMAYWHPGIKNYIIR
- the lepB gene encoding signal peptidase I, which encodes MTKEKVFKKKSSILEWGKAIVIAVILALLIRNFLFEPYVVEGKSMDPTLVDSERLFVNKTVKYTGNFKRGDIIILNGKEKSTHYVKRLIGLPGDTVEMKNDHLFINGNEVKEPYLSYNKENAKKVGINLTGDFGPIKVPKDKYFVMGDNRQESMDSRNGLGLFTKDDIQGTEEFVFFPFSNMRKAK
- the mobV gene encoding MobV family relaxase, which codes for MANYAVIRMEKYKKDRLNGTQKHNQREFQKSKNENIDRERTHLNYDLVNEKPISYSKAIHEKIEGRVKRKVRADAVLVSEFLITASPDYMNGLSDEEQRRYFETAVDHLKEKYSAENMLYATVHMDEATPHMHVGIVPITEDGRLSAKDFFNGKLKMKAIQDDFHRHMVENGFDLVRGEPSEKKHENVHQYKINQRQAELERLNAEIALKEKQREELEKQNKAVQAVIEVKKESLTAKAEELKMPTIEHEKAWLKKDKVIVPERELHALYAYAEQKTKTAAELAGQLKSETQEKERWQSIARQEADRADEKDQRLQELQSRIHSEVEASKKEMRRKLAKEFTEEQRQDLRQEVKEELTTLRTENEELSAENKVLIIQRNSEAAESLKLKQELDKRNGQYAEVLSFAKKQNQTLEKVAGENKALKKENKTLKERVAVLEQWKDKMVQWAKEKLPKMRKLAASFFRTAGMPREANKYKDNELER
- a CDS encoding DUF3967 domain-containing protein produces the protein MDMGIKLSSKDVAKHLGIEPVTVRKYASMLEEQGYSFNKDSKGWRLYTEDDVKTLEYLCTMTKINGHSLDETVKHIASLYRSKLTISDTATSLQDNPLVEFMKRQEEFNRHMAERMERFEKRQQERHETLTAALRESLETQKMIAATKQKKWWKFWKGN